The proteins below are encoded in one region of Periplaneta americana isolate PAMFEO1 chromosome 11, P.americana_PAMFEO1_priV1, whole genome shotgun sequence:
- the LOC138709447 gene encoding beta-1,4-glucuronyltransferase 1 codes for MLTRRNWVLRLSIILNIAVLLYVGTHIASKNGGVDFIEELQASGRNLASIDISQLPLEPASSGGNSAVAAPKFVVIDNTDKIAVATSQADTESKESPTLVPASSSVISTKKPTKPSSSAATSEQSVVMDLRDQKVSQPVQEALQSENVTLRKLEDVVKCHDRNTDPRTAQRSDFWVLYNYIPASRKFRCHETVTYTTHADYTFLDNLAPLLERWQGPVSLAIHAPGTDFAPTLEAIRYARDCLSPLVSEYVTFHVFFGTRHVPKQVPAASSVIGEAANCSLRAPWINVTAASLYKTKAKILYPVNIGRNIARESATTHFILPSDIELYPSPGLIQNFLDMVRRQDPPLLHPNPKVFPLPIFELEKGVELPPNKTQLVAMLKNGTAIPFHKKLCPGCHNIPKSKEWMAANETTGIHVFHIGKRTGYFIHWEPIFIGTHKDPLYDERLSWEGKSDKMTQGYALCVLDYEFHILDNAFLVHKPGIKTMKKDPQRAMLAGKTNALIKKVIFPELKVLYGTRKGCAV; via the exons ATGTTGACCAGGAGGAACTGGGTCCTGCGCCTCAGCATCATCCTCAACATCGCCGTCCTCCTGTATGTGGGGACGCACATCGCCTCCAAGAACGGCGGCGTCGACTTCATAGAGGAGCTGCAGGCCTCCGGGAGGAACTTGGCGTCCATCGACATCTCACAGCTACCTTTAGAGCCCGCGTCGTCGGGCGGCAACTCGGCCGTCGCCGCTCCCAAATTCGTGGTAATCGACAATACTGACAAGATCGCCGTGGCGACGAGTCAAGCCGACACCGAAAGCAAGGAGTCCCCCACTCTGGTTCCAGCGTCCTCGTCCGTCATCTCGACGAAGAAGCCGACGAAGCCATCCTCGTCGGCAGCGACCTCGGAGCAATCTGTCGTTATGGACTTGAGGGATCAGAAGGTCTCCCAGCCAGTTCAGGAAGCTCTTCAAAGCGAGAACGTCACCCTGAGGAAGCTGGAAGACGTAGTGAAGTGCCATGATAGGAATACAGACCCGAGGACTGCTCAGCGCAGCGATTTCTGGGTGCTGTACAACTACATCCCCGCCAGCCGGAAATTCCGGTGCCATGAGACTGTGACGTACACAACTCACGCAGATTACACTTTTCTGGATAACCTCGCCCCTCTGCTGGAGAGGTGGCAGGGTCCCGTATCCCTCGCAATTCATGCGCCAGGGACGGACTTCGCTCCCACATTGGAAGCGATTCGATACGCGCGCGATTGTCTCTCGCCTTTAGTTAGTGAATACGTGACTTTCCACGTGTTCTTCGGTACGAGGCATGTGCCAAAACAGGTTCCTGCAGCGAGCAGTGTGATAGGCGAGGCCGCCAATTGCTCGCTGCGCGCTCCATGGATCAACGTGACCGCCGCGTCGCTCTACAAGACAAAAGCGAAGATTCTGTACCCAGTGAACATCGGAAGGAACATTGCCCGCGAGAGTGCCACAACCCATTTTATTTTGCCTTCCGATATCGAACTGTACCCCAGTCCGGGTCTCATCCAAAACTTTCTGGACATGGTCCGGAGGCAAGACCCGCCTCTCTTGCATCCCAACCCTAAAGTGTTTCCTTTGCCCATATTCGAGCTTGAAAAGGGCGTGGAACTTCCACCAAATAAGACACAACTG GTGGCAATGTTGAAGAATGGAACTGCTATTCCATTTCACAAGAAGCTGTGTCCTGGATGTCATAATATTCCAAAATCGAAGGAATGGATGGCAGCAAACGAGACAACGGGGATTCATGTGTTCCATATTGGCAAACGGACGGGCTACTTCATTCACTGGGAGCCCATCTTCATTGGAACACATAAAGACCCGCTGTACGACGAGAGGCTTAGCTGGGAAGGGAAGAGTGACAAGATGACGCAG GGTTACGCACTGTGTGTACTAGACTACGAGTTCCATATCCTGGACAACGCATTTCTAGTGCATAAACCAGGTATCAAGACAATGAAGAAAGACCCACAGCGAGCCATGCTGGCTGGCAAAACAAATGCACTCATAAAGAAAGTCATATTCCCAGAACTGAAGGTGCTTTATGGCACCAGGAAAGGCTGTGCAGTTTGA